A window of the Danio aesculapii chromosome 10, fDanAes4.1, whole genome shotgun sequence genome harbors these coding sequences:
- the LOC130236742 gene encoding mucin-4-like, giving the protein MDQGWKRLPLLVVFLLFWKNAPGYAYSTYRNAGQWWGQPSDNAFLPLAVQSSVPEAPVTGVLLEEVVSSLPKNTPKFNLLQVVKGDVSSSFDSMPQALPPNTPSSASLPVDQSGIGGLVSLQGLSGSTTSGSGPIVFAQGVSGSFPSKTGVSSQSTNDQSSPSLSSSVSQGATYGVITQAQGTSQFVPGSSSPYATISSPKYVTSRLMTGPSTKQFTSVYGTPTGSSAPFILQELLQGQDSTSQVVSVPSTPYVAVSLPQSVTSQLTPVPSSKQVTSFYTTQTGSSTPFTLQGLLQGQDSTSHVVSVPSTPYVSVSLPQVVTSQLTPVPSSKQVTSFYTTQTGSSAPFTLQGLLQGQDSTSQVVSVPSTPYVSVSLPQVVTSQLTPVPSSKKVTSVYTTQTGSSAPFTLQELLQGQDSTSQVVSGSSTPFVSVTLPQVVTSQLTPVPSSKQVTSVYTTQTGSSAPFTLQELLQGQDSTSQVVSGSSTPYVSVSLPQVVTSQSAVPSSKQVTSVYGTQTGFSAPFTLQGLLQGQDSTSQVVSVPSTPYVSVSLPQVVTSQSAVPSSKKITAVYDSQTGSSAPYTLQGSTTYGGLIQAQNAKDSSSMGSSSSVLQTSTGDLSHPSSSFSTLRRYYSVKG; this is encoded by the exons ATGGATCAAGGGTGGAAAAG GTTACCCTTGTTAGTAGTCTTCCTGCTATTTTGGAAGAATGCTCCTGGTTATGCAT ATTCAACTTATCGAAATGCTGGCCAATGGTGGGGTCAGCCATCTGACAATGCTTTCTTGCCTCTTGCAGTCCAGTCTTCTGTGCCAGAAGCCCCTGTGACTGGGGTTTTGCTTGAAGAAGTGGTCTCTAGTTTGCCAAAAAACACACCCAAGTTTAATCTACTTCAGGTTGTTAAAGGTGATGTTTCCAGCAGTTTTGACTCAATGCCCCAAGCTCTACCTCCAAATACCCCCTCTTCAGCTTCTCTGCCTGTGGATCAATCTGGTATTGGTGGTTTAGTGTCACTTCAGGGTTTATCTGGATCCACCACAAGTGGTTCTGGACCAATTGTTTTTGCACAAGGAGTAAGTGGCAGCTTCCCTTCCAAGACTGGAGTTTCTAGCCAGTCCACTAATGACCAGAGCTCCCCGAGTCTGTCTAGTTCAGTTTCTCAAGGTGCCACCTATGGCGTAATTACCCAGGCTCAAGGTACAAGCCAGTTTGTTCCAGGGTCTTCATCCCCATATGCAACCATATCATCGCCCAAATATGTTACTAGTCGGTTGATGACTGGACCAAGCACAAAGCAGTTTACCTCCGTCTATGGCACCCCGACGGGATCCTCTGCTCCTTTCATTTTGCAAGAACTACTGCAGGGTCAAGATTCAACAAGCCAGGTTGTTTCGGTACCTTCAACCCCATATGTAGCTGTATCATTGCCCCAAAGTGTTACTAGTCAGCTGACCCCTGTGCCAAGTTCAAAGCAGGTCACCTCTTTTTATACCACCCAGACAGGATCCTCTACCCCTTTCACTCTGCAAGGACTGCTCCAGGGTCAAGATTCAACAAGCCATGTGGTTTCAGTACCTTCAACCCCATACGTATCTGTATCTTTGCCCCAAGTTGTTACTAGTCAATTGACCCCTGTGCCAAGTTCAAAGCAGGTCACCTCTTTTTATACCACCCAGACAGGATCATCTGCCCCTTTCACTCTGCAAGGACTACTCCAGGGTCAAGATTCAACAAGCCAGGTTGTTTCAGTACCTTCAACCCCATACGTATCTGTATCATTGCCCCAAGTTGTTACTAGTCAGTTGACCCCTGTGCCAAGTTCAAAGAAGGTCACCTCTGTTTACACCACCCAGACAGGATCCTCTGCCCCTTTCACTTTGCAAGAACTACTGCAGGGTCAAGATTCAACAAGCCAGGTTGTTTCGGGATCTTCAACCCCATTCGTATCTGTAACATTGCCCCAAGTTGTTACTAGTCAGTTGACCCCTGTGCCAAGTTCAAAGCAGGTCACCTCTGTTTATACCACCCAGACAGGATCCTCTGCCCCTTTCACTTTGCAAGAACTACTGCAGGGTCAAGATTCAACAAGCCAGGTTGTTTCGGGATCTTCAACCCCATACGTATCTGTATCATTGCCCCAAGTTGTTACTAGTCAGTCAGCTGTGCCAAGTTCAAAGCAGGTTACCTCTGTCTATGGCACTCAGACTGGTTTTTCTGCTCCCTTCACTCTGCAAGGACTACTCCAAGGTCAAGATTCAACAAGCCAGGTTGTTTCAGTACCTTCAACCCCATACGTATCTGTATCCCTGCCCCAAGTTGTTACTAGTCAGTCAGCTGTGCCGAGTTCAAAGAAGATTACTGCGGTCTATGACTCTCAGACAGGTTCCTCTGCTCCTTACACTTTGCAAGGAAGCACC